One window of Paenibacillus sp. FSL K6-3182 genomic DNA carries:
- a CDS encoding response regulator, whose protein sequence is MQMIIVDDEAHWVENLSMHKPWHTLGIEQVHKAYSAHEALQIIETNPIDIVISDILMPEMTGLELIEKIRERDKRMKCIILSGHSDFEFAKKAVQNQTVDYLLKPPSDNELFSAVKTAIDQLQAEWEAVSSQERTEYTLRENLPMLRGQLLIDALKGYRMSADEWTRKLESYGLPFSYGDCTLLLVRMEEEFGQYTSNGQQLMEYAIINMAEEIFSEFSEVWGVKEEHGYLVFLLQLKDKGSIPGKEKILEKLAIQLQHKVKQFLKGSLSIVLSESFKFPEQLQENYRKSFAYFRQIVGDEREFVMRVGDMEPSVSHGPLDALYMPPSLISLLEAGRWEAAEDKLVGVCAELDERWSDSWEHCMEAGFLIASSFTQLAHRNGHTLVKLLGADMEPLQSGEAFTSISKLRKWSLNVLSKLKDGTSSEIKDIRSSYVKKIQNYAEEHLHEDVSLRALADHVNLHPTHLSKIYKIETGEGISDYISRLRMERACHKLKTTSKKIYEISMEIGYLDPAYFIKVFKRQYGVTPQEYRDGNQ, encoded by the coding sequence ATGCAGATGATAATCGTAGATGATGAAGCACACTGGGTAGAGAATTTATCGATGCACAAGCCTTGGCATACACTTGGTATTGAGCAGGTTCATAAAGCTTACTCTGCACATGAGGCGCTTCAAATTATAGAAACGAATCCCATTGATATTGTCATATCCGATATTTTAATGCCCGAAATGACAGGGCTTGAACTCATAGAGAAAATACGAGAACGCGATAAAAGAATGAAATGTATTATTTTATCAGGACATTCGGATTTTGAATTTGCCAAAAAAGCGGTTCAAAATCAAACGGTAGATTATTTGCTAAAGCCGCCATCGGATAACGAGCTGTTCAGCGCGGTTAAGACTGCGATTGACCAATTGCAAGCGGAATGGGAAGCAGTCAGCTCGCAGGAGCGGACGGAGTATACGCTGAGGGAGAATCTGCCGATGCTGCGCGGTCAGTTGCTGATTGATGCGCTAAAAGGCTACCGGATGTCTGCTGATGAATGGACTCGAAAGCTTGAAAGCTACGGCTTGCCGTTCAGCTATGGAGATTGCACTTTGCTGCTTGTACGTATGGAAGAGGAATTTGGGCAATATACAAGTAACGGACAACAGCTGATGGAATATGCCATTATCAATATGGCGGAAGAGATCTTCAGTGAATTTTCTGAAGTATGGGGAGTTAAGGAGGAGCATGGTTATTTAGTGTTCTTGCTTCAACTGAAGGATAAGGGTTCAATCCCTGGAAAAGAGAAGATTTTGGAGAAGCTTGCGATTCAGCTTCAGCATAAAGTAAAACAATTTTTGAAGGGCTCCTTATCCATCGTACTATCAGAATCTTTCAAGTTTCCTGAACAGCTTCAGGAAAATTATCGCAAATCATTTGCTTACTTTAGGCAAATCGTAGGGGACGAGCGAGAATTTGTTATGCGGGTTGGCGATATGGAGCCAAGCGTTTCGCATGGTCCGTTGGACGCTCTTTATATGCCGCCGTCTTTAATCAGCTTATTAGAGGCGGGGCGCTGGGAGGCTGCGGAGGATAAGCTGGTGGGCGTTTGCGCGGAGCTCGATGAGAGATGGTCCGACTCATGGGAGCATTGCATGGAGGCTGGATTTTTGATCGCCTCCTCGTTCACACAGCTGGCACATCGGAACGGGCATACGCTGGTCAAGCTGCTAGGGGCAGATATGGAGCCTCTACAAAGCGGAGAAGCTTTTACATCGATCAGCAAGCTGCGCAAATGGTCGCTTAACGTGCTTTCGAAGCTGAAGGACGGCACCTCAAGTGAAATTAAAGATATACGTTCTTCTTATGTGAAGAAGATTCAAAATTACGCGGAGGAGCATCTTCACGAAGACGTTTCTTTGCGAGCACTCGCTGACCATGTGAATTTGCATCCTACCCATCTGTCCAAAATATATAAGATTGAGACGGGTGAAGGCATAAGTGATTATATATCACGTCTGCGCATGGAACGTGCCTGCCACAAGCTAAAAACAACAAGCAAAAAGATTTATGAAATTAGCATGGAAATCGGCTATTTGGACCCGGCTTATTTTATCAAAGTGTTCAAACGCCAATATGGTGTAACGCCGCAGGAATATAGGGACGGCAATCAATAG